The Manihot esculenta cultivar AM560-2 chromosome 1, M.esculenta_v8, whole genome shotgun sequence genome has a window encoding:
- the LOC110620763 gene encoding uncharacterized protein LOC110620763 produces the protein MASIQCSKPAEQTCNQGQQSHSLGQKMSEMVTSVFKKEQTHQGHTTAQCHCQTTEYKTQTHSSGQTLSHGMTKTQTVCAVQTNGQEAHGPGLGLATTNSAKSRRNSRSGEHRRRGLLQKIKDGISGHSDSGSSSSESDSDDEKCGRKKN, from the exons ATGGCCTCAATTCAGTGCAGCAAACCAGCTGAGCAAACTTGCAACCAAGGCCAGCAAAGCCACTCACTCGGACAGAAAATGTCTGAGATGGTTACTTCTGTTTTCAAGAAAGAGCAAACTCACCAAGGCCACACAACTGCCCAGTGCCACTGCCAGACCACTGAGTACAAAACCCAGACTCACTCCTCTGGCCAAACCCTTTCCCATGGAATGACCAAGACCCAGACCGTGTGTGCGGTTCAAACTAATGGGCAGGAAGCCCATGGACCGGGGCTAGGTCTAGCAACTACTAACAGTGCAAAGTCCCGTAGAAACAGTAGGAGTGGTGAGCACAGGAGAAGGGGTTTGCTGCAGAAGATCAAGGACGGAATTTCTGGCCACAGTGACAGTGGTAGTAGCAGCAGCGAGAGCGACAGTGATGACGAGAAGTGTGGAAGGAAGAAG AATTAA